From Mucilaginibacter rubeus, a single genomic window includes:
- the scpB gene encoding SMC-Scp complex subunit ScpB, whose amino-acid sequence MEQYIEALIFASEQAIRLEEIMYCLQAAFERDFTNEEVTDAIGRIHEKYQHHSLAIELVKIGNGYQFLTKKEYHAVINLLQLQRSKKKLSQAALETLAIIAYKQPVTKPDIEQIRGVNCDYSIQKLLEKELIAIVGKSEGLGKPILYGTSNLFMDYFGINSIEELPQLKDFTNNTATIGEQSE is encoded by the coding sequence ATGGAACAATACATAGAAGCACTAATTTTTGCGTCAGAGCAGGCTATCCGGTTGGAAGAGATCATGTATTGTCTCCAGGCTGCTTTTGAGCGTGATTTTACTAATGAGGAAGTAACCGACGCCATAGGCAGGATCCACGAAAAATATCAGCATCATAGCTTAGCTATCGAACTGGTTAAAATCGGGAACGGCTATCAATTTTTGACCAAAAAAGAATACCATGCAGTTATAAACCTGCTACAATTACAACGTTCAAAGAAAAAGTTAAGCCAAGCCGCCCTGGAAACCCTTGCCATCATTGCATACAAGCAGCCGGTAACCAAACCGGATATTGAGCAGATCAGGGGCGTGAATTGCGACTATTCGATCCAAAAATTGCTCGAAAAAGAGCTGATAGCTATAGTCGGCAAATCGGAAGGGCTTGGAAAACCCATCCTTTATGGCACCAGCAATTTGTTCATGGATTATTTTGGCATAAACAGCATTGAGGAATTACCTCAACTTAAGGACTTTACAAACAATACTGCCACTATTGGCGAGCAATCAGAATAA
- the mqnC gene encoding cyclic dehypoxanthinyl futalosine synthase — MNTADLLQRALRFDFLTLEEGVYLYNNASTAELIYTANELRKIQVPHGKVTWQIDRNVNTTNVCIANCKFCNFFRRPGHEESYITDIETYKKKIEETFRYGGDQLLLQGGHHPDLGLKFYTDLFRELKQLYPKLKLHSLGPPEIAHVAKLEGMPHIEVLRAMKEAGLDSLPGAGAEILNDRVRRLISKGKCGGKEWLDVMRAAHQLNLPTSATMMFGHIETIEERFEHLVWIREVQAEKPEGHYGFIAFIPWPFQDDGTLLRKVRGITNNVTGDEYIRMIALSRIMLPNVKNIQASWLTVGKQVAQLCLHAGANDFGSIMIEENVVSAAGAPHRFTARGIQESIKEAGFEPQLRTQRYEWRDIPVEIEEQVINY; from the coding sequence ATGAATACAGCCGATCTGTTGCAACGCGCGTTGCGGTTTGATTTTTTAACGCTTGAAGAAGGCGTTTACCTGTATAACAACGCCTCAACTGCCGAGTTGATATATACCGCCAACGAACTTCGTAAAATACAGGTTCCACATGGTAAGGTTACCTGGCAAATTGACCGTAATGTTAATACCACCAACGTTTGTATAGCCAATTGTAAGTTCTGTAACTTTTTCCGTCGCCCCGGCCACGAAGAAAGTTATATAACCGACATTGAAACTTATAAAAAGAAAATCGAGGAAACTTTCCGTTACGGCGGCGACCAACTACTATTGCAAGGCGGCCACCACCCCGACCTGGGATTAAAGTTTTATACCGATCTCTTCCGCGAATTGAAACAGCTTTATCCTAAGCTGAAACTGCATTCATTAGGTCCGCCGGAAATTGCGCACGTTGCCAAATTAGAGGGCATGCCGCATATCGAGGTACTCAGGGCCATGAAGGAAGCCGGTTTGGATTCGTTACCTGGTGCCGGCGCCGAGATCTTGAATGATCGCGTGCGCCGCCTGATATCAAAAGGTAAATGTGGCGGTAAAGAATGGCTTGATGTAATGCGTGCCGCTCATCAGCTTAACCTGCCAACATCAGCTACTATGATGTTTGGTCATATCGAAACCATCGAAGAGCGCTTTGAACATTTGGTTTGGATCCGCGAGGTACAAGCCGAAAAGCCGGAAGGCCATTATGGCTTTATCGCATTTATACCGTGGCCTTTCCAGGACGACGGAACCCTTTTGCGTAAAGTACGTGGTATCACTAATAATGTTACCGGCGACGAATATATCCGTATGATTGCCCTGAGCCGCATTATGTTGCCTAACGTTAAAAACATTCAGGCATCATGGCTAACTGTAGGCAAGCAAGTAGCCCAATTATGTTTACATGCAGGTGCCAACGATTTTGGATCGATCATGATTGAGGAAAACGTAGTATCTGCTGCCGGTGCTCCGCACAGATTTACAGCCCGTGGCATCCAGGAATCCATAAAAGAAGCAGGCTTTGAGCCTCAGCTGCGTACCCAGCGATACGAATGGCGCGATATCCCCGTTGAAATTGAAGAACAGGTTATAAACTATTAA
- a CDS encoding ATP-binding cassette domain-containing protein — protein MTNALLSINNATVRFLNTTLFTGLSFNINKGESWALIGESGSGKSALLQTIAGRFNVTGGEINYHFWNDYAELFNANDVATPHKLIALVEPKHHFRNLSNTTDFYYQQRYNSSDSEDALTVVDYLNTVPKFSATTASWTFDKVVSLLRLEQLLNKQIIKLSNGETKRLMLAAALLKNPMLLMLDSPLTGLDVKTREEFNGIIEQITASGINVIMATSVHEIPAAITHVAVLSKGAIIHESPKQDFKPELFQIDLTDSIDTGELSALLNIDKNPAAYNLIVKMENVHIKYGDKVILDNVNWQINPGEHWALLGPNGAGKSTLLSLINGDNPQAYANNIILFDKKRGTGESIWDIKKKIGFVSPELHQYFPTDNSCLQVIESGYYDTLGLFRPSNKERAEIALRWMKALEIEKYARVLLKNIPASAQRLCLLARALIKNPALLIFDEPCQGMDDHQQIHFKNLVDSICSLGNVTLIYVTHYQHEIPNSVDKVLRLDKGTVVF, from the coding sequence ATGACAAATGCACTTCTATCAATAAATAACGCCACAGTACGTTTTTTAAACACAACATTATTTACCGGCTTAAGCTTTAACATAAATAAAGGTGAAAGCTGGGCCCTGATTGGCGAAAGCGGATCGGGAAAAAGCGCCTTGCTACAAACCATAGCAGGGCGTTTTAACGTTACCGGAGGCGAAATAAATTACCATTTCTGGAACGATTACGCCGAACTTTTCAACGCCAATGATGTTGCAACACCGCATAAACTAATAGCCCTGGTTGAACCCAAGCACCATTTTCGTAACTTATCAAACACTACCGATTTTTATTATCAGCAACGATATAACTCGTCCGACTCGGAAGACGCACTTACCGTTGTAGATTATCTTAATACTGTACCCAAATTTTCGGCAACTACTGCATCGTGGACTTTTGACAAGGTGGTTTCCTTATTAAGGCTTGAGCAATTGCTTAATAAACAGATCATCAAATTATCTAACGGCGAAACCAAACGTTTAATGCTGGCCGCTGCCTTACTTAAAAACCCGATGTTGCTAATGCTCGACAGCCCATTAACCGGCCTGGATGTAAAAACACGCGAAGAATTTAACGGCATTATTGAGCAGATCACAGCTTCCGGAATTAACGTTATTATGGCTACATCAGTTCATGAAATCCCTGCAGCTATAACTCATGTTGCTGTATTGAGTAAAGGTGCTATTATTCACGAAAGCCCTAAACAGGATTTTAAGCCCGAATTATTCCAGATAGATCTTACAGATAGCATTGATACCGGCGAGCTGAGTGCCTTACTCAATATCGATAAAAACCCGGCCGCGTACAACCTCATCGTAAAAATGGAGAATGTACATATTAAGTATGGAGATAAAGTAATACTGGATAATGTAAACTGGCAAATCAACCCCGGCGAGCATTGGGCTTTGCTTGGCCCAAACGGAGCAGGCAAATCTACCCTGCTTAGCCTCATCAATGGAGATAACCCGCAGGCCTACGCCAATAATATTATTTTATTTGACAAAAAACGCGGCACCGGCGAGAGTATCTGGGATATTAAAAAGAAAATAGGTTTTGTTTCGCCCGAACTGCATCAGTATTTTCCTACCGATAACAGTTGTTTACAGGTGATTGAATCGGGCTATTATGATACCCTTGGCCTGTTCAGGCCAAGCAATAAAGAACGCGCTGAAATAGCCTTACGGTGGATGAAGGCTTTGGAGATTGAAAAATATGCCCGCGTGCTGCTCAAAAACATCCCTGCAAGCGCGCAGCGTTTGTGCCTGCTGGCCCGCGCCCTCATTAAAAACCCGGCGCTGTTAATTTTCGATGAACCATGCCAGGGGATGGATGACCACCAGCAGATTCACTTTAAAAACCTTGTTGACAGCATTTGTAGCCTTGGTAATGTTACGCTTATTTATGTAACCCACTATCAACATGAAATACCTAATAGCGTTGATAAGGTTTTGAGACTGGATAAAGGGACGGTGGTTTTTTAA
- a CDS encoding phosphatidate cytidylyltransferase yields MKNLHFLLFAFVLFTLSSCSVITGIFKAGAITGIIAVIVVIAVIIWIISLFRGKS; encoded by the coding sequence ATGAAAAACTTACATTTTTTACTATTTGCATTTGTGTTATTTACTTTGAGCAGTTGTTCGGTTATAACCGGCATATTTAAGGCGGGAGCAATTACGGGCATCATTGCTGTTATTGTAGTTATTGCCGTTATTATCTGGATCATTTCCTTGTTTCGGGGTAAAAGTTAA
- a CDS encoding PA2169 family four-helix-bundle protein, producing the protein MENTQATVQILNDLIQINNDRIEGYQRASKDLKDGDIELKSLFTRLIGQSQGYKLALGTEVSAFGKDIETGTTTGGKIHRVWLDVKAAFTGHDTHDVLEECEFGEDAILKAYRTALEDENLPAYLRETISQQESELLDAHDEIKALRDSVH; encoded by the coding sequence ATGGAAAATACACAAGCAACCGTACAAATTTTAAATGATCTGATCCAGATCAACAATGACAGGATTGAGGGTTATCAACGCGCTTCAAAAGATTTGAAGGATGGTGATATCGAACTAAAATCACTTTTTACAAGACTTATAGGTCAAAGCCAGGGTTACAAACTTGCTTTAGGCACAGAAGTAAGTGCTTTTGGAAAAGATATTGAAACCGGCACAACTACCGGCGGCAAAATTCACAGGGTTTGGCTTGATGTGAAAGCCGCGTTTACCGGGCACGACACTCATGATGTGCTGGAGGAATGTGAGTTTGGTGAAGATGCTATTTTAAAAGCCTACCGCACAGCGCTGGAAGATGAAAATTTACCAGCTTATCTACGCGAAACTATCAGTCAGCAGGAAAGTGAACTTCTTGATGCGCATGATGAGATTAAAGCCCTGCGTGACAGTGTTCACTAA
- a CDS encoding RNA polymerase sigma factor, whose amino-acid sequence MNKDLKASAPTDSEIVLGILNNSEVVLKRLYTTYFPMILQLIINNNGDEDDAKDIYQEAIIVLYNKIKGGDFELNSKLKTYIYSVCRRLWLKRLSQMNRYGGDIRDFEEHLPVEEEVESHSDRDIQFGKMESALQQLGEPCKTIMEDFYIKNRSMQEICERFGYTNADNAKTQKYKCLQRLKKLFFQQK is encoded by the coding sequence GTGAATAAAGACTTAAAAGCTTCGGCTCCAACAGATAGTGAAATAGTTCTTGGGATACTGAATAACTCGGAAGTAGTGCTGAAAAGGCTCTATACAACATACTTCCCGATGATATTGCAGTTGATCATCAATAATAATGGCGATGAGGACGATGCCAAGGATATTTACCAGGAAGCCATTATAGTTCTTTACAATAAGATTAAAGGCGGGGATTTTGAGCTTAACAGTAAGCTTAAAACGTATATATATTCGGTTTGTAGGCGGCTTTGGCTTAAAAGGCTAAGCCAGATGAACCGGTACGGTGGCGATATCAGGGATTTTGAAGAGCACCTGCCCGTTGAAGAAGAAGTTGAAAGCCATAGTGACAGGGATATTCAGTTTGGTAAAATGGAGAGTGCTCTCCAGCAATTAGGCGAACCCTGTAAAACCATTATGGAAGATTTTTATATTAAAAACAGATCGATGCAGGAGATCTGCGAACGTTTTGGCTATACCAATGCTGATAATGCCAAAACCCAGAAGTATAAATGCCTGCAAAGGCTGAAGAAATTATTTTTTCAGCAAAAATAA
- a CDS encoding S1C family serine protease — MSDNQLTEFIERYFDGSMNAEERVQFELLRKNDAAVESKVTEHLQFIGLLKQYGERIELESRLNAIHSEIDVHALKEEVTIHPVWIVRMWRNHHSKISVAASVAIFGVLTILILTGKLNNDKSKYQQLSEKLNKVENAVAQIGHGRTPVKPKVITPANFRGTGFALTSNGYLATDYHVIKNADSVYVQNASGESFHAKVIYTEPQYDLAILQINDPAFKNLGPIPYNLKRSEGDLGESLYTLGYPADNMVYGAGYLASSANYSNDSTEYMISVPVNPGNSGGPLLDEKGNVIGVITARQTQVAGVFFAKKSTYLLKTIQNIPTDSLSKTLNLNTKNKLAGLSSTQQSKKVKNYVFMVKVYKQ; from the coding sequence ATGAGTGATAACCAACTTACGGAATTTATTGAGCGCTATTTCGACGGCAGCATGAACGCCGAAGAACGGGTTCAGTTTGAGCTACTCCGTAAAAATGACGCGGCTGTAGAAAGTAAAGTTACCGAGCACCTTCAGTTTATAGGTTTACTTAAACAGTATGGCGAGCGTATTGAATTGGAAAGCCGTTTAAACGCTATCCACAGTGAAATTGATGTTCACGCACTGAAGGAAGAAGTAACAATTCACCCCGTGTGGATTGTGCGTATGTGGCGTAACCATCATTCAAAGATATCTGTAGCGGCGTCGGTTGCTATCTTCGGTGTTTTGACTATCCTGATCTTAACTGGTAAGTTAAATAACGATAAGTCGAAATATCAGCAATTGAGTGAGAAACTTAATAAGGTAGAGAATGCTGTAGCTCAGATAGGCCACGGGCGTACTCCTGTAAAACCGAAAGTAATCACACCTGCTAACTTCAGGGGCACTGGCTTCGCACTTACATCAAACGGTTATTTGGCTACAGATTATCACGTAATTAAAAACGCCGATTCTGTTTATGTACAAAACGCGTCAGGTGAATCATTTCACGCTAAGGTTATCTATACCGAGCCTCAATATGATCTGGCTATACTGCAGATCAATGACCCTGCATTTAAAAACTTAGGCCCTATACCTTACAATCTTAAACGCTCGGAAGGCGATTTAGGAGAAAGTTTATACACACTTGGCTACCCTGCAGATAATATGGTTTACGGAGCTGGATATTTAGCTTCATCGGCAAATTATTCAAATGATAGTACAGAGTATATGATTTCTGTTCCGGTAAATCCAGGTAATTCAGGCGGACCATTGCTTGACGAAAAAGGAAACGTAATTGGCGTTATCACTGCAAGGCAAACGCAGGTTGCAGGCGTGTTTTTTGCTAAGAAGTCGACCTATTTGTTAAAAACGATACAGAATATCCCAACAGATTCATTATCGAAAACACTGAATTTGAACACTAAAAATAAATTAGCTGGTTTAAGTAGTACTCAGCAGAGCAAAAAGGTTAAAAACTATGTTTTCATGGTTAAAGTGTATAAACAATAA
- a CDS encoding NADH-quinone oxidoreductase subunit D: protein MILNVGPQHPSTHGVLRLELITDGEIVKEVIPHIGYLHRCFEKHAESLTYQQTIPFTDRLDYLASMNNSHAFVMGVERMMGIDKDIPKRVEYIRVLVCELNRIASHLIAIGTYGIDIGAFTPFLWCFRDREHIMGMLEWASGSRMLYNYIWVGGLFYDLPVGFEERCREFVEYFKPKMVELNQLLTDNQVFISRTANVGVLPLDVAINYGCSGPMLRASGLKWDLRRIDNYSAYPEIDFEIPIGQGLMGKVGDCWDRYKVRVDEIEQSLRIVEQCLDRLQKELKRTPDFDPRAKMPRKTIPKAQDYYVRCEGAKGELGFYFMTDGKSEIPTRVKSRGPSFNNLSVLPELSKGVLIADLIAIVGSIDFVLGEVDR, encoded by the coding sequence ATGATCCTGAATGTAGGTCCGCAGCACCCCTCAACCCACGGTGTTTTGCGGTTAGAATTGATTACCGATGGCGAGATCGTAAAAGAAGTTATCCCCCATATAGGTTACCTGCACCGCTGCTTTGAAAAACATGCCGAATCGTTAACCTATCAGCAAACTATCCCTTTTACCGACAGATTGGATTACCTGGCTTCCATGAACAACAGCCATGCATTTGTAATGGGCGTTGAACGCATGATGGGCATTGACAAAGATATCCCCAAACGTGTTGAATATATTCGCGTACTGGTGTGCGAACTTAACCGCATTGCATCGCACCTGATAGCTATTGGTACCTACGGAATTGATATAGGCGCCTTTACTCCTTTCCTATGGTGTTTCAGGGACAGGGAGCATATTATGGGTATGCTGGAATGGGCTTCGGGTTCACGCATGTTATATAATTACATTTGGGTTGGCGGCTTGTTTTATGATTTGCCGGTTGGCTTTGAAGAACGTTGCCGTGAATTTGTAGAATACTTTAAGCCCAAAATGGTTGAGCTTAACCAACTGCTTACCGATAACCAGGTATTTATATCGCGTACCGCCAATGTAGGCGTTTTACCGCTTGATGTGGCAATAAATTACGGCTGCTCGGGCCCAATGCTTCGTGCATCCGGCTTGAAATGGGATCTGCGCCGTATTGACAATTACTCGGCTTACCCCGAAATTGACTTTGAGATCCCGATTGGACAAGGCCTGATGGGTAAGGTTGGCGATTGCTGGGACAGGTATAAAGTACGTGTTGACGAAATTGAGCAATCATTAAGAATAGTTGAGCAATGCCTTGACCGCTTGCAAAAGGAATTGAAACGCACGCCTGATTTTGATCCGCGTGCTAAAATGCCACGTAAAACCATTCCCAAAGCTCAGGATTATTATGTACGCTGTGAAGGTGCTAAAGGCGAGCTTGGCTTCTATTTTATGACAGATGGTAAATCAGAGATTCCAACCCGTGTAAAATCCCGCGGACCAAGCTTTAATAACCTTTCTGTACTACCCGAACTATCCAAAGGTGTACTCATCGCCGATCTGATAGCCATTGTAGGCTCTATTGACTTTGTTTTAGGCGAGGTGGATAGGTAA
- a CDS encoding cupin-like domain-containing protein encodes MDIIRRDNITYEEFIEEHYKPGIPLVFTKAAKVWKANGLFTPDWFRENYPDRKTDVRGTTYTMKQIMDMVEASTEDKPAPYPMIFDIPSTIPELMPLLDPLDLNYASPNWLRNKMFNIGKWGGAIEMFVGGPGGRFPYMHIDYYHLNAWITQLYGEKRFTVFPRGQEEMLYPRPDDPWRSELNIFEPDYEKYPKFKDATPIHFVVGPGETLFIPFGTWHSAYSLTPTISVAFDTLNNKNHKEFMKDVWTFKSRDSKAKAVAMYSYAWLVTQISKMTDKSSVK; translated from the coding sequence ATGGATATTATAAGGAGAGATAACATCACCTACGAGGAATTTATTGAGGAACATTACAAACCCGGCATTCCGCTGGTTTTTACCAAAGCTGCTAAAGTTTGGAAGGCCAATGGCCTCTTTACCCCCGATTGGTTTCGTGAAAATTATCCCGACCGTAAAACTGATGTCCGAGGTACCACTTATACCATGAAACAGATTATGGATATGGTAGAGGCCAGCACCGAAGATAAGCCCGCCCCCTATCCCATGATCTTTGATATCCCCTCAACCATTCCGGAGTTGATGCCGCTTCTGGATCCATTAGATCTGAATTATGCCTCGCCTAACTGGCTGCGCAATAAAATGTTCAACATTGGTAAATGGGGCGGCGCTATTGAAATGTTTGTTGGCGGCCCCGGCGGCAGGTTCCCTTATATGCACATTGATTATTATCACTTGAATGCATGGATAACCCAGCTTTATGGCGAGAAACGTTTCACGGTATTCCCGCGCGGCCAGGAAGAAATGCTTTATCCGCGACCTGATGATCCATGGCGTTCAGAACTGAACATTTTTGAACCGGATTATGAAAAATATCCAAAGTTTAAAGATGCTACTCCTATCCATTTTGTTGTCGGCCCGGGCGAAACATTGTTTATTCCTTTTGGCACGTGGCACTCGGCATATTCATTAACACCAACTATATCGGTTGCTTTTGATACGCTAAACAATAAAAACCATAAAGAATTTATGAAGGACGTTTGGACCTTCAAAAGCCGCGATAGCAAAGCAAAAGCCGTTGCTATGTATAGCTACGCGTGGCTGGTAACTCAAATAAGCAAAATGACCGACAAATCGTCCGTTAAATAA
- a CDS encoding NADH-quinone oxidoreductase subunit C codes for MSFDDIKQLLAEKFGDTVITGEETAGLQPALLINPDDITAVCLELRNNSKTYFDFLSSLSGVHYNDETNRYGVVYHLASIPYKTQLTLKISKPHSKESAELPEFKSVTSVYRTADWHEREAYDLLGIYFEGHPDLRRILLPDDWDGFPLRKDYQNAEFYKGIRID; via the coding sequence ATGAGTTTTGATGACATTAAACAACTGCTCGCCGAAAAATTTGGTGATACTGTAATAACAGGCGAAGAAACAGCCGGCTTACAACCGGCATTACTCATCAACCCGGATGATATTACTGCCGTATGCCTGGAATTACGCAATAACTCCAAAACTTATTTTGATTTCCTATCGAGCTTAAGTGGGGTGCATTATAATGACGAAACCAACCGCTATGGCGTGGTTTATCATTTGGCATCCATCCCGTATAAAACACAGCTAACCTTAAAAATCAGCAAACCACATTCAAAAGAAAGCGCTGAACTTCCCGAGTTTAAAAGCGTAACATCAGTTTATCGTACAGCCGACTGGCATGAACGTGAAGCTTATGATCTGTTGGGAATATATTTTGAAGGCCATCCCGACCTACGCAGGATCTTGTTACCTGATGATTGGGACGGTTTTCCTTTGCGGAAAGACTACCAAAACGCCGAGTTTTATAAGGGCATCCGGATAGATTAA
- the pdxH gene encoding pyridoxamine 5'-phosphate oxidase encodes MNQQEIQNLRQDYSASTLSENSTKGDPIKQFEQWFNEALEAKLHEPNAMTLSTATVNGKPSARIVLLKGFNTGGFIFFTNYLSRKGKEIAKNPQGALTFFWGGLERQVRIEGTIEKVSKEDSEKYFHSRPKGSQVGAVVSPQSQEIESRDALEQKWNELEAEYADKEVPKPSYWGGYILKPQLIEFWQGRPSRMHDRILYKKTDKKTWKKVRLAP; translated from the coding sequence ATGAATCAGCAGGAAATACAAAATTTAAGGCAGGATTATAGTGCATCTACGCTGTCAGAAAACAGCACCAAGGGCGATCCTATTAAACAGTTTGAACAATGGTTTAACGAAGCATTGGAGGCAAAATTGCATGAGCCCAACGCCATGACGCTTTCAACCGCTACGGTAAACGGTAAGCCTTCGGCTCGTATTGTGCTTTTAAAAGGCTTTAACACAGGTGGTTTCATATTCTTTACCAATTACTTAAGCCGCAAAGGCAAAGAGATAGCCAAGAACCCGCAAGGAGCTCTAACATTTTTTTGGGGAGGGTTGGAAAGGCAGGTACGTATTGAAGGTACCATTGAAAAAGTAAGCAAGGAAGATTCTGAAAAGTATTTCCATTCGCGACCTAAAGGCAGCCAGGTTGGTGCGGTAGTATCTCCACAAAGCCAGGAAATTGAAAGTCGCGATGCATTGGAGCAAAAATGGAACGAGCTGGAAGCTGAATATGCCGACAAGGAAGTGCCTAAACCATCGTACTGGGGAGGGTATATCTTAAAACCGCAATTAATTGAGTTTTGGCAAGGCCGCCCAAGCCGTATGCACGACCGCATCCTGTATAAAAAAACTGATAAAAAAACCTGGAAAAAAGTACGCCTTGCACCATGA
- a CDS encoding YqgE/AlgH family protein: MLSPIAAAAGHLLISEPFMMDPNFRRAVIILTEYSADGAMGFILNHQSEYLLGDVLPDVSYSEMPVYEGGPVAKNTLHFIHCAPDKIEGGIEIADGLYWGGDFDQVKELVSNYQLGTDEIKFFAGYSGWTPQQLDEEIKEDSWIVTNKFDVETLFTLDEQNLWRQVVISLGQRYAHIANFPENPALN, encoded by the coding sequence ATGCTTAGTCCTATAGCGGCCGCGGCAGGCCATTTACTCATTTCGGAACCCTTTATGATGGATCCGAATTTTAGAAGAGCAGTGATAATTTTGACAGAATACTCTGCAGATGGTGCTATGGGCTTTATCCTTAACCATCAAAGTGAATATTTATTAGGCGATGTGTTGCCGGATGTTTCATACTCCGAAATGCCTGTTTATGAAGGTGGCCCGGTTGCAAAAAATACACTGCATTTTATCCACTGCGCTCCCGATAAAATAGAAGGTGGGATTGAAATTGCCGATGGCCTTTATTGGGGTGGCGATTTTGACCAGGTGAAAGAGCTGGTATCCAATTATCAGTTAGGAACGGATGAAATTAAGTTTTTTGCAGGCTATTCTGGCTGGACCCCTCAACAGCTTGACGAAGAAATAAAAGAAGACAGCTGGATAGTAACCAATAAATTTGACGTTGAAACGCTGTTCACCCTTGATGAGCAAAACCTGTGGCGACAGGTAGTAATCAGCCTCGGCCAGCGTTATGCCCACATCGCTAATTTTCCGGAAAACCCGGCTTTGAATTAG
- the purE gene encoding 5-(carboxyamino)imidazole ribonucleotide mutase: MSTTTKVAIIMGSKSDLSVMQDAADVLAELGVDYEITVVSAHRTPDRMFSYARAAADRGIKVIIAGAGGAAHLPGMVASLTHLPVIGVPVKSSNSIDGWDSILSILQMPNGIPVATVALNAAKNAGILAAQILSTADEYLVKNLMDFKENLKKKVEESAKEMEDGD; this comes from the coding sequence ATGAGTACCACTACAAAAGTCGCCATTATAATGGGCAGCAAATCAGACCTAAGCGTAATGCAGGATGCTGCTGATGTTTTAGCCGAATTAGGCGTTGATTATGAAATAACCGTTGTTTCGGCCCATCGTACACCTGATAGAATGTTCAGCTATGCTCGTGCCGCTGCTGATCGTGGTATAAAAGTGATCATAGCCGGTGCCGGTGGTGCGGCACACTTGCCAGGTATGGTTGCTTCATTAACTCACCTGCCCGTAATTGGCGTGCCGGTAAAATCAAGTAACTCTATCGATGGCTGGGATTCTATCCTATCCATATTACAAATGCCAAACGGCATCCCGGTAGCTACAGTAGCATTAAACGCGGCTAAAAACGCCGGTATCCTTGCAGCGCAGATCCTATCGACGGCAGATGAATACCTGGTAAAAAACCTTATGGACTTTAAAGAAAACCTTAAAAAGAAAGTTGAAGAGTCGGCAAAGGAAATGGAAGACGGGGATTAG